One window of Catonella massiliensis genomic DNA carries:
- the selB gene encoding selenocysteine-specific translation elongation factor codes for MKHIIIGTAGHIDHGKTTLIHALTGRNTDRLKEEQKRGITIELGFTWFDLKDHTRCGIIDVPGHEKFINNMVAGVVGMDLVLMVVAADEGIMPQTKEHLDILGLLGIEKTILVLNKCDTVDEEWLSMMEEDVKEELKGTIMEGAPVARVSAMTGDGIEELKELILHMVKDDVKEKDVNSIPRLPVDRVFSMPGFGTVVTGTLLSGSISKNDTLEVFPIGKECKIRNIQVHETNQDKCEAGQRVALNISNIHKDELHRGCVIAPVGSMENSRLMDVKLTVLKDSNRNIKNRDRLHLFTGTSEILCRAILLDKDELVPGETGLAQLLLEEELATKRGDRFIVRFYSPLETIGGGIVLEPNPRKKKRFNEDAIEELLKKESGSLADVCELNIRAETEDLITLKDLAKNMSHSAEELRPYLDELIADGIIYEFPKNKDIFFWHRDNAFILSQEIVRDLKKFYEKYPYRAGIKKAEIHSSYMKKVKLNVFEECINKLVSENLIEVRNEYVCLPGYEINKDETYLSIEKLLTDTFETAGYAFLRFSEIDKKKYSDEVVMDVLRVMMDEEKAVKVGIELEMYTMKHFMDVAEQKVREHFKTNEIITISEVREMFETSRKCAKPIIEYMDVIKVTKKVGGETERVAY; via the coding sequence ATGAAACATATTATTATAGGAACCGCAGGACATATAGACCATGGCAAGACCACCCTCATACATGCACTTACAGGGCGTAATACAGACAGGCTTAAGGAAGAGCAAAAGCGTGGTATTACCATTGAGCTTGGTTTTACCTGGTTTGACCTTAAAGACCATACCAGATGCGGTATCATAGATGTGCCGGGGCATGAGAAATTTATAAATAACATGGTTGCCGGAGTAGTTGGTATGGACCTTGTGCTCATGGTTGTGGCGGCAGATGAGGGAATCATGCCTCAGACTAAGGAACATCTTGATATACTTGGGCTTCTTGGCATAGAAAAGACAATTCTGGTGCTTAATAAATGCGACACTGTGGATGAAGAGTGGCTTAGCATGATGGAGGAAGATGTCAAAGAAGAGCTTAAGGGAACGATAATGGAGGGTGCTCCTGTGGCTAGGGTATCTGCCATGACGGGAGATGGTATAGAAGAACTTAAAGAACTTATACTCCATATGGTTAAGGACGATGTAAAGGAAAAGGATGTAAACAGCATTCCTCGTCTTCCTGTAGACCGTGTATTTTCTATGCCGGGCTTTGGAACTGTTGTTACCGGAACCCTGCTTTCAGGCTCCATAAGTAAAAATGATACCCTTGAGGTATTTCCTATAGGTAAAGAGTGTAAGATAAGAAATATCCAGGTACACGAAACCAATCAGGATAAGTGCGAAGCCGGACAGAGGGTGGCTCTCAACATATCTAACATACATAAGGATGAACTTCACAGGGGCTGTGTAATTGCGCCTGTGGGAAGTATGGAGAATTCGCGCCTTATGGATGTAAAACTCACAGTACTAAAGGATTCCAATAGAAATATTAAAAATAGAGACAGACTCCACCTTTTTACGGGAACCAGCGAAATCCTCTGCAGGGCTATTCTTCTTGACAAGGATGAGCTTGTTCCGGGAGAGACTGGGCTTGCGCAGCTTCTACTTGAAGAGGAACTTGCAACCAAAAGAGGCGACAGATTCATAGTCCGCTTCTACAGTCCACTTGAGACTATCGGTGGAGGTATAGTCCTAGAGCCAAATCCAAGAAAGAAAAAGCGTTTTAATGAGGATGCCATAGAGGAACTGCTTAAGAAGGAGTCAGGTTCTCTTGCAGATGTCTGCGAGCTTAATATAAGGGCTGAGACTGAGGATTTGATTACTCTAAAAGACCTTGCCAAAAATATGTCACATTCCGCAGAGGAGCTCCGCCCTTATCTGGATGAGCTAATTGCTGATGGCATTATTTATGAATTTCCTAAGAACAAGGATATTTTCTTCTGGCACAGGGACAATGCTTTTATTCTGTCTCAGGAAATTGTCAGGGATTTGAAGAAATTCTATGAAAAATATCCTTACAGGGCAGGAATAAAGAAGGCTGAGATACATTCATCCTATATGAAAAAGGTAAAATTAAATGTATTTGAAGAATGTATCAATAAGCTCGTTTCCGAGAACCTCATAGAAGTAAGAAATGAGTATGTATGCCTGCCGGGTTATGAGATAAATAAGGATGAAACCTACCTTTCTATAGAAAAGCTGCTTACGGATACTTTTGAGACTGCAGGCTATGCTTTCCTTAGATTTTCAGAAATCGACAAGAAAAAGTATAGTGATGAAGTGGTGATGGATGTACTTAGAGTGATGATGGACGAGGAAAAGGCTGTAAAAGTCGGCATCGAGCTTGAAATGTACACAATGAAGCACTTTATGGATGTAGCCGAGCAAAAGGTGAGGGAACATTTTAAGACAAATGAAATTATTACT
- the selA gene encoding L-seryl-tRNA(Sec) selenium transferase, which translates to MDKNVLYRSIPKVDILLEKDEIKAVISEYGHEIVMDIIREETDRLRLLIAEADSETGLKSKIDNLTDTIVNEVKNLFKPKVRKVINGTGTILHTNLGRAPITRTQAELLKDIVCGYSNLEYNLELGKRGERYSHFEKLLCRITGAEAAMVVNNNAAAVMLILSTMAKGGEVVVSRGELIEIGGKFRIPDVMEQSGAKLVEIGTTNKTHLSDYEEAVTEDTKAFLKVHTSNYSIVGFTQSVTASELKPLAEDKGLPIIEDLGSGVLIDLAKFGLTHEPTVQEAIEAGVDVVCFSGDKLLGGPQAGIIIGKKKYINMMKKNQLTRALRVDKFTVTALELVLLSYLNEEKAISEIPVLKMISETYDSVKERAGRLADIIRDKCKHAEITIEDCESQVGGGSLPLERIKSVSVVIKPKNISVTSLEEIMHHSRPAIVARTAEDAIWMDVRTLLDEDFETIGSLFGGVL; encoded by the coding sequence ATGGATAAGAATGTATTGTATAGGAGTATACCCAAGGTGGATATACTCCTTGAGAAGGATGAAATTAAGGCAGTAATATCAGAATACGGACACGAGATAGTGATGGATATCATAAGGGAGGAGACAGACAGACTCCGCCTTTTAATTGCAGAAGCAGACAGTGAAACAGGGCTTAAATCTAAGATAGACAATCTTACGGACACAATCGTAAATGAAGTAAAGAATCTTTTTAAACCAAAAGTAAGAAAAGTAATCAACGGTACAGGAACTATATTGCATACCAACCTTGGCCGTGCGCCTATTACAAGGACTCAGGCAGAATTGCTTAAGGACATAGTCTGTGGTTATTCAAACCTTGAGTACAATCTTGAATTAGGTAAGAGGGGAGAGCGTTATTCGCATTTTGAAAAACTCTTATGTAGAATAACAGGAGCCGAGGCTGCCATGGTGGTTAACAACAATGCAGCCGCAGTTATGCTCATCCTCAGCACTATGGCAAAAGGCGGAGAAGTAGTTGTATCCCGTGGCGAGCTCATAGAGATAGGCGGTAAGTTTAGAATACCTGATGTTATGGAGCAAAGCGGTGCGAAGCTTGTAGAAATAGGTACCACCAACAAGACACATCTTTCTGACTATGAAGAGGCTGTCACTGAGGATACTAAGGCTTTCTTAAAGGTACATACCAGTAACTACAGCATAGTAGGCTTTACCCAGAGTGTTACGGCAAGTGAGCTCAAGCCTCTTGCTGAAGATAAAGGACTTCCTATCATTGAGGACCTTGGAAGCGGTGTGCTTATTGACCTTGCTAAGTTTGGTCTCACACACGAGCCTACAGTACAGGAAGCAATAGAAGCAGGAGTGGACGTAGTCTGCTTTAGTGGAGACAAGCTTCTTGGCGGGCCACAGGCGGGTATCATTATCGGTAAGAAGAAATATATCAATATGATGAAGAAGAATCAGCTTACCAGAGCGCTTAGAGTTGATAAATTCACTGTTACCGCACTTGAACTTGTATTACTTTCATACTTAAATGAAGAAAAAGCTATATCTGAGATACCTGTTCTTAAGATGATTAGCGAGACCTATGACTCGGTTAAGGAAAGAGCAGGAAGGCTTGCAGATATTATTAGAGATAAGTGTAAACATGCAGAGATAACCATAGAAGACTGTGAATCGCAGGTGGGAGGAGGCTCCCTGCCTCTTGAAAGAATCAAAAGTGTGTCTGTAGTTATTAAGCCAAAAAATATAAGCGTAACTTCCCTTGAGGAGATTATGCACCACTCCAGACCTGCCATAGTTGCAAGGACAGCAGAGGATGCCATTTGGATGGATGTACGTACCCTGCTTGACGAAGACTTTGAGACTATTGGCAGCCTGTTTGGAGGTGTGCTTTAA
- the selD gene encoding selenide, water dikinase SelD: MSKENVKLTSLTKASGUAAKIGPETLAQVMSKLPKLRYDENLLVGLDTSDDAAVYKVSDDVAIIQTLDFFTPVVDDPYLFGQIAAANALSDIYAMGGTAKVAMNIVAFPNCLSPSVLGDIMKGGADKVAESGALLIGGHSIQNDVPLYGLSVTGFVHPEKIQKNYGAKEGDILIITKQVGTGIVSTAAKVDMASKEAGEEAIKVMTTLNRLPKEIMDNYPVHACTDVTGFGLLGHGVEMAEPSEVSFELYADEIPYVTESMSLAEMGMIPEGAYKNKKYFDSKVDLSGVKEVYGDLLFDPQTSGGLLYAVEAKYGEEIIKALKGSSLATEVAIIGKVVPKKEKLIYVR; the protein is encoded by the coding sequence ATGAGTAAAGAAAATGTAAAACTGACATCTCTTACCAAGGCATCGGGCTGAGCCGCTAAAATAGGTCCTGAAACCCTTGCTCAGGTTATGAGCAAGTTGCCTAAGTTAAGATATGATGAGAACCTTTTAGTAGGTCTTGATACTTCAGATGATGCGGCTGTATATAAAGTCAGCGACGATGTGGCTATTATTCAGACACTCGATTTCTTCACGCCTGTAGTAGATGATCCATACCTCTTTGGACAGATTGCTGCGGCCAATGCCCTTAGCGACATCTATGCTATGGGTGGAACAGCAAAGGTTGCCATGAACATAGTTGCTTTCCCTAACTGCCTGTCTCCGAGCGTACTTGGAGATATAATGAAGGGTGGTGCAGACAAGGTAGCTGAGTCAGGGGCACTTCTTATAGGTGGACATTCAATACAAAATGATGTTCCTCTCTATGGACTAAGCGTAACCGGATTTGTGCATCCGGAAAAAATACAGAAAAACTACGGCGCAAAAGAAGGAGACATCCTTATTATAACCAAGCAGGTTGGTACCGGTATAGTAAGTACCGCAGCCAAAGTAGACATGGCTTCCAAGGAAGCTGGGGAAGAGGCAATCAAAGTTATGACTACACTTAACCGCCTGCCAAAAGAGATAATGGATAATTACCCTGTTCATGCCTGCACAGATGTAACAGGCTTTGGACTCTTGGGACATGGAGTAGAGATGGCTGAGCCAAGTGAGGTTTCTTTTGAATTATATGCAGATGAGATTCCTTATGTAACGGAGTCAATGAGCCTTGCGGAAATGGGAATGATTCCTGAAGGAGCGTATAAGAATAAAAAATACTTCGATTCAAAGGTTGACCTTAGTGGAGTAAAGGAAGTGTATGGAGACTTACTCTTTGATCCACAGACCTCAGGCGGACTCTTATATGCAGTAGAAGCTAAGTATGGAGAAGAGATTATTAAGGCACTTAAGGGTTCTTCACTTGCAACCGAGGTAGCTATTATCGGTAAGGTTGTACCAAAGAAGGAAAAACTAATATATGTGAGATAA
- a CDS encoding alanine/glycine:cation symporter family protein, whose translation MDKAAKVVDQMSGFVWNNILLFVLLGAGLYFTVRTGFVQIRHFGRAWNRVFGDFSLSGSKAGKDGMSSFQALATAIAAQVGTGNIAGCATAIVGGGPGAIFWMWLAAFFGMATIYGEACMAQATKIVDKNGEVTGGPVYYITKAFKGGFGKFLAAFFSVAIILALGFMGNMVQSNSISDAFKTAFGIPAWIIGIAVAVIAAFIFLGGIGRIASFTEKCVPIMAALYLIGGFIILIINYKNVPGAFASIFTCAFNPAAIAGGAGGIVVREAIRRGVSRGLFSNEAGMGSTPHAHAIAKVDKPQDQGEVAMIGVFIDTFVVLTMTALVILSTGVLDGRYGSNNEQIVDGVKKAFTGTAVAQAAFADGFSSIGPKFVALCLLFFAFSTIIGWYFFARQNIKYLFGDKAIVPFTIIVVICIFCGSLLKVDLVWNLSDLFNALMVLPNILALLFLGGKIAKFAKGDKVEM comes from the coding sequence ATGGACAAGGCTGCAAAAGTGGTTGACCAAATGAGCGGCTTTGTGTGGAACAACATTCTTTTATTTGTTCTCCTTGGTGCAGGCCTGTACTTCACGGTTAGAACCGGATTTGTTCAGATTCGCCATTTTGGCAGAGCCTGGAACAGAGTATTCGGTGATTTCTCTCTCAGTGGTTCTAAGGCAGGTAAAGATGGTATGAGTTCATTCCAGGCACTTGCAACTGCAATTGCAGCACAGGTTGGAACCGGTAATATCGCCGGTTGTGCTACAGCTATAGTTGGTGGTGGCCCGGGAGCAATCTTCTGGATGTGGCTTGCAGCCTTCTTTGGTATGGCTACAATCTACGGTGAGGCTTGTATGGCTCAGGCAACCAAGATAGTTGATAAGAACGGAGAAGTAACAGGTGGTCCTGTTTACTATATTACTAAGGCCTTTAAGGGTGGATTCGGTAAGTTCCTTGCTGCTTTCTTCTCTGTAGCTATTATCCTTGCACTTGGCTTCATGGGTAACATGGTTCAGTCTAACTCTATAAGTGATGCATTTAAGACAGCATTTGGTATTCCTGCTTGGATTATAGGTATTGCAGTAGCGGTTATAGCAGCATTTATCTTCCTTGGTGGTATCGGCCGTATTGCTTCCTTTACAGAGAAATGTGTACCTATAATGGCTGCACTTTATCTCATCGGAGGCTTTATTATTCTTATAATTAATTATAAGAATGTACCAGGCGCATTTGCTTCTATCTTTACCTGTGCATTTAATCCTGCTGCAATTGCAGGTGGTGCCGGTGGTATCGTAGTTAGAGAAGCAATAAGAAGAGGTGTATCAAGAGGTCTCTTCTCTAATGAAGCAGGTATGGGTTCTACACCACACGCACACGCTATCGCTAAGGTTGATAAGCCACAGGATCAGGGTGAAGTTGCCATGATAGGTGTATTTATAGATACCTTCGTAGTACTTACAATGACAGCTCTTGTTATTCTTTCAACTGGCGTACTTGATGGAAGATATGGCAGCAATAATGAACAGATTGTAGACGGAGTTAAGAAAGCATTTACAGGTACAGCAGTGGCACAGGCAGCGTTTGCTGATGGATTCTCAAGTATAGGTCCTAAGTTTGTAGCGCTCTGCTTATTGTTCTTTGCCTTCTCAACAATTATCGGATGGTACTTCTTCGCGAGACAGAACATCAAGTACCTCTTTGGTGACAAGGCAATAGTTCCTTTCACTATAATCGTTGTTATATGTATCTTCTGCGGTTCACTTCTTAAGGTAGACCTTGTTTGGAATCTTTCAGACCTTTTCAACGCTCTGATGGTACTTCCAAACATCCTTGCACTCCTCTTCCTTGGAGGCAAGATAGCTAAGTTTGCTAAGGGTGACAAAGTAGAGATGTAA
- the grdB gene encoding glycine reductase complex selenoprotein B produces MAKLRVVHYINQFFAQIGGEEKADYAAELRVGEKVGPGVALAAEFGEEAEIVATIICGDSYFNENLDKAKAEIIEMVKSQKPDLFIAGPAFNAGRYGVACATIAAAVKEELNIPVVTGMYEENPGVDMFKNEVYIVSTKNNAAGMRDAVKKMAPLALKLAKGEPIGASVEEGYFNQNQRVNFFESKRGSKRAVEMLLKKIADKPFVTEYPMPVFDRVEPGKAIKDMSKATIAVVTSGGIVPKGNPDHIESSNASKYGTYSMAGLDTLDSTNSETAHGGYDPVYANELADRVVPLDVLRDMEKEGVIGKLHEFYYSTVGNGTAVASAKKFGEEIGQKLLAAGVDAVILTSTUGTCTRCGATMVKAIEATGIPVVHICTVTPISLTVGANRIVPAIAIPHPLGNPALPADEEKELRRKIVQKALDALCTEVDKQTVFDK; encoded by the coding sequence ATGGCAAAACTTAGAGTTGTTCATTATATCAACCAGTTCTTTGCACAGATTGGTGGCGAGGAAAAGGCTGATTATGCAGCTGAGCTCCGCGTAGGAGAAAAGGTAGGTCCTGGTGTGGCACTTGCTGCAGAGTTTGGAGAAGAAGCAGAGATAGTAGCTACTATCATCTGTGGAGATAGTTATTTCAATGAGAATCTTGATAAGGCTAAGGCTGAGATTATCGAGATGGTTAAGTCACAGAAACCTGATTTATTTATTGCAGGACCTGCATTTAACGCAGGACGTTATGGCGTTGCCTGCGCTACTATAGCAGCAGCAGTTAAAGAAGAGTTAAATATTCCTGTTGTTACAGGTATGTACGAAGAGAACCCTGGTGTAGACATGTTCAAGAACGAGGTATATATCGTATCTACTAAGAACAATGCAGCAGGTATGAGAGATGCAGTTAAGAAGATGGCTCCACTTGCTCTTAAGCTTGCAAAGGGAGAGCCAATCGGTGCATCTGTAGAAGAAGGATATTTCAACCAGAATCAGCGTGTTAACTTCTTCGAGTCTAAGAGAGGCTCAAAGAGAGCAGTAGAGATGCTCCTTAAGAAGATAGCTGACAAGCCATTCGTTACTGAGTATCCAATGCCTGTATTCGATAGAGTAGAGCCAGGTAAGGCTATCAAGGATATGAGCAAGGCTACAATAGCTGTAGTTACATCAGGTGGTATTGTTCCAAAGGGCAATCCGGACCACATTGAGAGCTCAAATGCTTCAAAGTACGGCACTTACAGCATGGCTGGTCTTGATACTCTTGACAGTACAAATTCAGAGACAGCACACGGTGGTTACGATCCTGTATATGCTAACGAGTTAGCTGACAGAGTAGTACCTCTTGATGTACTCCGTGATATGGAGAAAGAAGGAGTTATCGGCAAGCTTCACGAGTTCTACTATTCAACAGTTGGTAACGGTACTGCCGTTGCATCAGCTAAGAAGTTCGGTGAAGAGATTGGACAGAAACTTCTTGCAGCAGGAGTAGATGCTGTTATTTTAACCAGCACGTGAGGCACCTGTACACGTTGCGGTGCAACGATGGTTAAAGCAATTGAAGCAACAGGTATCCCTGTAGTTCATATCTGTACAGTAACACCTATTTCACTTACTGTTGGTGCTAACAGAATCGTACCAGCTATTGCTATCCCTCACCCACTTGGTAATCCTGCATTACCAGCAGATGAGGAAAAAGAACTTCGTCGTAAGATAGTTCAGAAGGCACTTGATGCACTCTGCACAGAAGTTGATAAGCAGACAGTATTTGATAAATAA
- a CDS encoding glycine/sarcosine/betaine reductase component B subunit: MKLELGKIFIKDIQFATTSKIEGGVLYVNKEELIKIVLEQEKLKCADFDIAKPGESVRITPVKDVIEPRVKVEGNGGIFPGVVAPVDTVGSGKTYCLKDMAVVTCGPIVGFQEGIIDMTGLGAQYTPYSKLLNLCLICEGVDGVAPHDYEHAVRMAGLNVAAYIGELARNLTPDETVVYEAPTLKEGFEKFPGLPRVGYVQMLQSQGLLHDTYVYGVDAKKILPTVLYPTEDMDGAIISGNCVSSCDKNQTYAHQNNPVIEDLYAEHGKTINFVAHIITNENVYLADKQRSSNQTAKLCEMLGLDAVIISEEGFGNPDTDLIMNCTKIEAKGIKTVIITDEYAGRDGKSQSLADANAAANALVTGGNANQVVILPKLDKVIGTLAYVDKIAGANEHTLREDGTLEVELQVITGATNEMGFNTLSAR, from the coding sequence GTGAAACTGGAACTTGGAAAGATTTTCATCAAAGACATCCAATTTGCAACAACGTCAAAGATCGAAGGCGGAGTTCTCTATGTGAACAAAGAAGAGCTTATTAAGATAGTTCTTGAGCAGGAGAAGCTTAAATGTGCTGACTTTGACATTGCTAAACCAGGCGAGTCCGTAAGAATTACACCTGTTAAGGACGTAATCGAGCCTAGAGTAAAGGTAGAAGGAAACGGAGGCATCTTCCCTGGTGTTGTAGCCCCTGTTGACACAGTTGGTTCAGGAAAGACCTATTGCCTTAAGGATATGGCGGTAGTTACTTGTGGACCTATTGTTGGTTTCCAGGAAGGTATCATCGATATGACCGGTCTTGGAGCACAGTATACACCATATTCAAAGTTACTTAACCTTTGCCTTATCTGCGAAGGCGTTGATGGAGTTGCTCCTCACGACTATGAGCATGCAGTTCGTATGGCAGGTCTTAATGTAGCTGCTTATATCGGTGAGCTTGCTAGAAACCTTACACCTGATGAGACAGTAGTATATGAAGCGCCTACACTTAAAGAAGGCTTTGAGAAGTTCCCTGGACTTCCTAGAGTTGGTTATGTACAGATGCTTCAGAGCCAGGGACTTCTTCACGACACCTATGTATATGGTGTTGATGCGAAGAAGATCCTCCCTACAGTACTTTATCCAACAGAGGATATGGACGGAGCTATCATCTCCGGTAACTGTGTTTCTTCTTGTGATAAGAACCAGACTTATGCACATCAGAACAACCCTGTTATTGAAGACTTGTATGCAGAGCATGGAAAGACAATCAACTTTGTAGCACATATCATTACAAACGAGAACGTATACCTTGCTGATAAGCAGCGTTCATCAAACCAGACAGCAAAGCTTTGCGAGATGCTTGGACTTGATGCTGTTATTATATCTGAGGAAGGTTTTGGTAACCCTGATACAGACCTTATTATGAACTGTACAAAGATTGAGGCTAAGGGAATTAAGACTGTTATTATTACTGATGAGTATGCAGGACGTGATGGTAAGTCACAGTCACTTGCAGATGCAAATGCAGCTGCAAATGCTCTTGTAACCGGCGGTAATGCTAACCAGGTTGTTATTCTTCCTAAGCTTGACAAGGTTATCGGTACTCTTGCTTATGTTGACAAGATTGCCGGAGCTAACGAGCATACACTTAGAGAAGATGGTACACTTGAAGTTGAGCTTCAGGTAATTACCGGAGCTACAAACGAAATGGGATTTAATACACTTAGTGCGAGATAA
- a CDS encoding GrdX family protein, which yields MKKQEVLIVTNNPLVKEKIEGNYNIDFVEGDILNVMEKLRDMIHKGSVLLTHPLSGSIKPGQTPYKSVMVHIVEGDVDADSLLMIEDAIDNCKKFVKRADEFREGTDEDKQFIDFTLISSGIESFEALK from the coding sequence ATGAAAAAGCAAGAAGTTTTGATAGTTACTAACAATCCGTTGGTTAAAGAAAAAATAGAAGGTAATTATAACATTGACTTTGTAGAGGGTGACATTCTAAATGTTATGGAAAAGTTAAGAGACATGATACATAAAGGTTCAGTACTCCTTACTCACCCGCTCTCTGGCAGTATCAAACCGGGACAGACACCTTATAAGTCAGTTATGGTTCATATAGTTGAGGGAGATGTAGACGCAGACTCCCTGCTTATGATAGAAGATGCGATTGATAACTGCAAAAAGTTTGTTAAGAGAGCAGACGAATTTAGAGAAGGAACTGACGAGGATAAACAGTTCATAGATTTTACTTTGATTTCAAGTGGAATTGAATCCTTCGAAGCACTCAAATAG
- the grdD gene encoding glycine/sarcosine/betaine reductase complex component C subunit alpha has product MGKGIEKIIADTFLEMAEGLETGSFGKRPKIALTGMGSEHGEETTMKAAIEAARDGIDVYYIGTLEAEGVTTVKVSNDEEGHDKMDEMLASGEIDGAVTMHYPFPIGVSTVGRAITPGVGKELFIANTTGTSSTDRIEGMIKNAIYGIITAKACGVKEPTVGILNVDGARQTEKELKRLQEGGYDIRFTESSRSDGGCVMRGNDVLRATPDIMVMDSLTGNVMSKMLSSFTTGGSYEASGFGYGPGIGEGYKNLVMIISRASGTPVIANAIRYAAQLVRGKVFDVADAEFKAAKKAGLDKILSELKAAREKSAAPSEDVKEPPKEIVTAQIPGVEVMDLEDAVKVLWKENIYAESGMGCTGPIIRVSDANKAKSVEILQKAGYVS; this is encoded by the coding sequence ATGGGAAAAGGAATTGAAAAGATAATTGCCGATACCTTCCTTGAAATGGCTGAAGGCCTTGAAACAGGAAGCTTCGGTAAGAGACCTAAGATTGCGCTTACAGGTATGGGTTCTGAGCATGGCGAAGAGACTACCATGAAGGCTGCGATTGAGGCTGCAAGAGATGGGATTGATGTATATTACATCGGTACTCTTGAGGCAGAAGGAGTTACTACTGTTAAGGTTAGTAACGATGAAGAAGGACATGATAAAATGGACGAAATGCTTGCATCAGGCGAGATTGACGGCGCGGTTACAATGCATTATCCATTCCCAATCGGTGTATCTACAGTAGGACGTGCAATTACACCTGGTGTTGGTAAGGAACTATTCATTGCCAATACTACAGGTACTTCAAGCACTGACCGTATTGAAGGTATGATAAAGAATGCTATCTATGGTATCATCACAGCTAAGGCTTGTGGAGTTAAAGAGCCAACAGTAGGTATTCTTAACGTAGATGGTGCAAGACAGACAGAGAAAGAACTTAAGAGACTTCAGGAAGGCGGCTATGACATCCGTTTCACAGAGTCAAGCAGATCTGATGGCGGCTGTGTAATGAGAGGTAACGATGTATTAAGGGCTACTCCTGATATCATGGTTATGGATTCACTTACAGGTAATGTAATGAGCAAGATGCTTTCTTCCTTCACTACAGGTGGAAGCTACGAAGCAAGCGGATTTGGATACGGTCCTGGTATTGGCGAGGGATATAAGAACTTAGTTATGATTATTTCCCGTGCTTCAGGTACTCCTGTTATAGCAAATGCTATCCGCTATGCAGCGCAGCTTGTAAGAGGAAAAGTATTTGATGTGGCTGATGCTGAGTTTAAGGCTGCCAAGAAGGCCGGCCTTGATAAGATACTTTCTGAGCTTAAGGCTGCTCGTGAGAAGAGCGCAGCTCCAAGTGAAGACGTAAAAGAGCCTCCAAAGGAAATAGTTACAGCTCAGATTCCTGGCGTAGAAGTTATGGATCTTGAAGATGCTGTTAAGGTACTTTGGAAAGAAAATATCTATGCTGAAAGTGGTATGGGTTGTACAGGTCCTATCATCAGAGTATCTGATGCAAATAAGGCAAAGTCAGTTGAAATACTTCAGAAGGCAGGATATGTAAGCTAA